From one Triticum urartu cultivar G1812 chromosome 3, Tu2.1, whole genome shotgun sequence genomic stretch:
- the LOC125549320 gene encoding glutathione transferase GST 23-like codes for MARFWASFIDGKCSKAYWLALWAEGEAQEGFVKEAKENFALLEARLEGRRFFGGDAIGLVDIAACGFAHWLGVFEEVAEVRLVTEDEFPRFCRWAKEYVSDEKVRACLPDRSHLLARFAANKGMFVAIAKSMLPPK; via the exons ATGGCCCGCTTCTGGGCCAGCTTCATCGACGGCAAG TGCTCGAAGGCGTACTGGTTGGCGCTGTGGGCGGAGGGCGAGGCACAGGAGGGGTTTGTGAAGGAGGCCAAGGAGAACTTCGCGCTGCTGGAGGCGCGGCTGGAGGGGAGGCGGTTCTTCGGCGGCGACGCCATCGGTCTTGTCGACATCGCCGCCTGCGGGTTCGCGCACTGGCTAGGCGTCTTCGAGGAGGTTGCCGAGGTGAGACTGGTCACCGAGGACGAGTTCCCTCGCTTCTGCCGCTGGGCCAAGGAGTACGTGTCCGACGAGAAGGTGAGGGCGTGCCTGCCGGACAGGTCGCACCTGCTCGCCCGCTTCGCTGCCAACAAGGGGATGTTCGTGGCCATCGCCAAGTCCATGCTGCCGCCCAAGTAG